A stretch of Lactuca sativa cultivar Salinas chromosome 6, Lsat_Salinas_v11, whole genome shotgun sequence DNA encodes these proteins:
- the LOC111901128 gene encoding short-chain dehydrogenase TIC 32, chloroplastic: MTWLIGFKGPSGFSAKHTAEDVTEGVDGKGLTAIVTGPTSGIGLESARVLALRGVHVIMAARNVESATKCKENIIKGCASATIDVMQLDVSSLESVRMFANEYISKGLPLNILICNAGVMTPPFGLSKDGIETQFATNYLGHFHLTNLLLDTMKSTAQKCGIEGRIVIVTSKLHGMTYKEGIRFDKLNDEKSYSSLSAYGQSKLANILHAKELARRLKEEGANVTANALHPGVIATNLSRHSTFSACFYGVFGIFQKNIPQGASTTCYVALNPKVKGVSGEYFAGNNVDKPSSQACDAELAKKLWECGMELTSSK, from the exons ATGACTTGGTTAATCGGATTCAAAGGACCATCAGGATTCTCAGCTAAACACACAGCTGAAGATGTTACCGAAGGAGTTGATGGCAAGGGCTTAACTGCCATTGTTACAG GACCAACAAGTGGTATTGGTCTAGAAAGTGCTCGTGTGCTAGCTTTGAGGGGCGTACATGTAATTATGGCAGCAAGGAATGTGGAATCCGCTACAAAATGCAAGGAAAACATTATAAAAGGTTGCGCTAGTGCTACCATAGATGTTATGCAACTTGATGTTAGTTCACTTGAATCTGTAAGAATGTTTGCAAATGAGTACATTTCCAAGGGTCTACCCCTCAACATCCTCAT TTGTAATGCAGGAGTGATGACTCCTCCATTTGGCCTTTCTAAAGATGGAATTGAGACTCAATTTGCAACAAACTATCTCG GGCATTTTCATTTGACCAATTTGTTGTTGGACACGATGAAAAGTACTGCTCAGAAATGTGGAATTGAAGGAAGGATAGTCATAGTTACATCAAAACTTCATGGTATGACTTACAAAGAGGGAATCCGGTTTGACAAGCTAAATGATGAAAAAAG ctatagTAGTCTCTCTGCTTATGGGCAATCAAAACTTGCTAACATTTTGCATGCTAAAGAGCTAGCAAGGCGCCTCAAG GAAGAAGGGGCAAATGTAACTGCCAATGCATTGCATCCTGGAGTTATTGCAACCAATCTTTCACGTCACTCAACCTTTTCAG CTTGCTTTTATGGagtcttcggtatctttcaaaagAATATCCCACAG GGAGCTTCAACAACGTGCTATGTGGCATTGAACCCAAAGGTGAAAGGGGTGAGTGGCGAGTATTTTGCAGGTAATAATGTGGATAAACCCAGCAGTCAGGCTTGTGATGCTGAGCTAGCCAAGAAACTATGGGAATGTGGTATGGAGTTGACGAGTTCTAAGTGA